One segment of Coffea arabica cultivar ET-39 chromosome 7c, Coffea Arabica ET-39 HiFi, whole genome shotgun sequence DNA contains the following:
- the LOC113699249 gene encoding putative pentatricopeptide repeat-containing protein At3g28640 — MNHLINAHRHCRTIYTTSTQRSIRAWKWCMYIIGRCTSMQELKAIHSIFITHGLHRNNYAVSKLLDFCALADCGDLSYASLLFTQLPSPSCYLYNTLIKAYSTSPQPHLALRCFNLMLRSLLPPDGYTFPFVLIACSNGCFTSEGEQLHCWVTKNGLASANPHVQTALIRFYAASKSLVAARQLFGEITDSDVVQCNVLISGYVKCGMASEALDVFRGMLLRGVEPDEFCLTTGLTACAKLGALEQGKWIHEYIRRRNLMGSDTFIGTQLVDMYAKCGCIDMAVEVFESIPKRNKFSWASMIGGFAAHGYARKAIDCLERMQAEDGIKPDGIVILGVLAACTHAGLPREGQFLLNNMETLYGVPPEHEHYSCIVDLLCRAGQLCEALELIRSMPMKALASVWGAFLSGCRMNNNVILAELAVKELLQLEGGNEAEESSAYVQLSNIYLAAQKCEDARRFRRMIGDRGLKKAPGCSAIEIDGEVNEFVSGDVSHHCLANICAILDLVSTDLSIGRSWQMEDLAYMQ, encoded by the coding sequence ATGAACCATCTGATAAACGCACATCGCCACTGCAGAACAATTTATACCACCAGTACCCAGCGCAGCATTCGAGCCTGGAAATGGTGCATGTATATCATTGGACGATGTACCAGCATGCAGGAACTCAAAGCCATTCACAGCATCTTCATCACCCACGGCCTCCACCGCAACAATTATGCCGTCAGCAAGCTCCTCGACTTTTGTGCGCTCGCCGACTGCGGTGACCTCTCCTACGCCTCCCTCCTCTTCACCCAGCTCCCTAGCCCCAGCTGCTATCTTTACAACACTCTAATTAAGGCCTATTCTACTTCTCCTCAACCCCACTTGGCCCTTCGGTGCTTCAATCTCATGTTACGCAGTCTTCTACCTCCCGATGGCTACACGTTCCCCTTCGTTCTAATCGCTTGTTCTAACGGTTGTTTTACTTCCGAGGGAGAGCAATTGCACTGTTGGGTAACGAAAAATGGCCTGGCATCCGCAAATCCGCATGTGCAAACGGCGTTGATCCGCTTTTATGCGGCGTCTAAATCGTTGGTTGCTGCTCGCCAGCTGTTTGGTGAAATTACTGACTCAGATGTTGTTCAGTGCAACGTGCTCATTAGTGGTTATGTTAAATGTGGAATGGCTTCGGAGGCCTTGGATGTATTTCGCGGAATGCTGTTGCGCGGAGTCGAGCCTGATGAGTTTTGTCTGACCACTGGGCTCACTGCTTGTGCAAAATTAGGGGCTTTAGAACAGGGCAAATGGATTCATGAGTATATTAGGAGGAGGAATTTGATGGGATCTGATACTTTCATTGGAACTCAACTCGTTGACATGTACGCCAAGTGTGGGTGCATTGACATGGCTGTGGAAGTTTTCGAGAGCATCCCTAAAAGAAATAAGTTTTCCTGGGCATCAATGATTGGAGGATTTGCGGCACATGGATATGCTAGGAAAGCAATTGATTGTTTGGAGAGGATGCAGGCGGAAGATGGGATTAAGCCTGACGGGATCGTCATTCTTGGGGTTTTAGCTGCTTGTACACATGCAGGGCTTCCTAGGGAAGGTCAATTTTTGCTGAATAACATGGAAACTCTATATGGCGTTCCACCTGAGCATGAACATTATAGTTGCATCGTGGACTTGTTATGCAGGGCAGGTCAGTTATGCGAGGCACTTGAGCTTATCAGAAGCATGCCCATGAAAGCACTGGCTTCTGTATGGGGTGCCTTTCTAAGTGGCTGTCGGATGAACAACAATGTCATTCTTGCAGAGCTTGCTGTTAAGGAGCTATTACAGTTGGAAGGTGGAAATGAAGCAGAAGAAAGTAGTGCTTATGTTCAGTTATCAAATATATATCTGGCTGCACAGAAATGTGAGGATGCACGAAGGTTCAGGAGGATGATTGGTGACCGTGGGCTGAAGAAAGCGCCAGGATGCAGTGCAATAGAGATTGATGGAGAAGTTAATGAATTTGTTTCTGGAGATGTTTCACATCACTGTCTGGCCAACATATGTGCGATACTAGATTTAGTATCTACTGATTTATCGATTGGTCGGTCGTGGCAAATGGAAGATCTAGCTTATATGCAATGA